A DNA window from Paraclostridium bifermentans contains the following coding sequences:
- a CDS encoding CheR family methyltransferase, protein MELTNQDFLRLKNYMYNNYGINLENKRTLIETRLLLMVKKLGFTDFKSYIDNLMKDSTGEQASTLVEKLTTNFTYFMREEQHYDFLKNEIIMPSLKRPHAGGIKIWSAASSTGEEPYCIAMLVSSILGKSSKFKVNITASDISDNVLKQAKAGIYSEDKISKLPAVWKKSFFKKVSEKNYVIDDSVKQLIDFKYFNLNNSLGWEKCKYDVIFCRNVMIYFDTPTKQRLIKRLYDSLKPGGYLIIGMSENLSNLQTDFQRVKPSVYRKI, encoded by the coding sequence ATGGAACTAACTAATCAAGATTTTTTACGCTTAAAAAATTATATGTATAACAACTATGGAATAAACTTAGAAAATAAAAGAACATTAATAGAAACCAGATTACTATTAATGGTAAAAAAATTAGGATTTACGGATTTTAAAAGTTATATAGATAATTTAATGAAAGATAGCACAGGAGAACAAGCATCAACACTTGTAGAGAAGCTTACTACAAATTTTACATATTTTATGAGAGAAGAGCAACATTATGACTTTTTAAAAAATGAAATAATAATGCCTAGTTTAAAAAGGCCTCATGCTGGCGGAATTAAAATTTGGTCAGCAGCATCATCTACAGGAGAAGAACCTTATTGTATTGCTATGTTAGTATCATCTATACTTGGAAAAAGTTCAAAATTTAAAGTTAATATAACTGCATCAGATATTTCTGATAATGTATTAAAACAAGCTAAGGCTGGCATTTATTCAGAAGATAAAATATCAAAATTGCCAGCTGTATGGAAAAAGAGTTTTTTTAAAAAAGTAAGTGAAAAAAACTATGTAATTGATGATAGTGTAAAACAGTTAATTGATTTTAAATACTTTAATTTAAATAATAGTTTAGGTTGGGAAAAATGCAAATATGATGTTATTTTTTGCAGGAATGTAATGATATACTTTGATACACCTACAAAGCAAAGATTAATAAAAAGATTATATGACTCGCTTAAACCTGGAGGGTATTTAATTATTGGTATGTCAGAAAATTTATCTAACCTGCAAACTGATTTTCAAAGAGTTAAACCATCAGTGTATAGAAAAATATAA
- a CDS encoding response regulator — translation MKRVLIVDDAAFMRMSIRTMLQNYDFEIVGEAENGVMAIEKYQELQPDIVTLDITMPEMDGLQALREIKKIDPAASVVMVSALGQEARMKEAIIYGAKGFIVKPFKEEIIVSALSKL, via the coding sequence ATGAAAAGAGTATTAATAGTTGATGATGCAGCATTTATGCGTATGTCTATACGTACGATGCTTCAAAATTATGATTTTGAAATAGTAGGAGAAGCGGAAAATGGAGTAATGGCTATTGAAAAATACCAAGAATTACAGCCAGATATAGTAACACTAGATATAACTATGCCAGAAATGGATGGTTTACAAGCATTAAGAGAAATTAAAAAAATTGATCCAGCAGCTTCTGTAGTAATGGTTTCAGCATTAGGACAAGAAGCTAGAATGAAAGAAGCTATAATATATGGAGCAAAAGGATTTATAGTAAAGCCATTTAAAGAGGAAATCATAGTATCAGCTTTATCTAAGTTATAA
- a CDS encoding flagellar motor switch protein FliM, which translates to MSQGIVVYDFKKPQRYSTGNMRFLSIIEEEFCKNINLFVAYELKRPNIVCKLEKIEQTNYEEFMNMISNDSVIIEHSIQPLIQGLIYQIDKSVALTFVDLILGGDGVFSDYNRELTEVDRELISYIGSKFLTKMHIFEGCDHREVSNVYTNVGSSKKYPVSESVLISHMRMMDGNKEVGRMSFCNPYSCMEPVLEQLEPKRLFKSKNIEYDFEFTNAIYNKICGTSAEMIAVLGRTEISVEELLDLKLGDVITLDTKIDGDIDLNVGGARSFKCKPGLIKNKRGVIITDSVKKEV; encoded by the coding sequence ATGAGCCAAGGAATTGTTGTATATGACTTTAAAAAGCCGCAAAGATATTCTACAGGAAATATGAGATTCTTATCTATAATAGAAGAAGAATTTTGTAAGAATATAAATTTATTTGTAGCTTATGAATTAAAAAGACCTAATATAGTGTGTAAATTAGAAAAAATAGAACAAACAAACTACGAAGAGTTTATGAATATGATCTCTAATGACTCAGTAATTATTGAACATTCAATACAGCCACTAATTCAAGGTCTTATATATCAAATTGATAAGAGTGTTGCGCTTACATTTGTAGATTTAATACTTGGAGGAGATGGAGTATTCAGTGATTACAATAGAGAGTTAACAGAAGTAGACCGAGAGTTAATATCTTATATAGGTAGTAAGTTTTTAACTAAAATGCATATATTTGAAGGTTGTGATCATAGAGAGGTTTCTAATGTTTACACAAATGTAGGTTCTAGTAAAAAATATCCAGTTAGTGAGTCAGTATTAATATCTCACATGAGAATGATGGATGGAAATAAAGAAGTAGGTAGAATGTCTTTCTGCAACCCATACAGTTGTATGGAACCAGTATTAGAGCAATTAGAGCCAAAAAGACTTTTTAAAAGTAAAAATATTGAATATGACTTTGAATTCACAAATGCTATTTATAATAAAATTTGTGGAACAAGTGCAGAAATGATTGCAGTATTAGGTAGAACTGAAATAAGTGTAGAAGAGTTATTAGACTTAAAGCTTGGAGATGTTATAACTCTAGATACTAAAATAGATGGAGATATAGACCTTAATGTAGGAGGAGCAAGATCTTTTAAATGCAAACCAGGTCTTATTAAAAATAAGCGTGGTGTTATCATAACAGATAGTGTAAAAAAGGAAGTGTAA